A single Gemmatimonadota bacterium DNA region contains:
- a CDS encoding cupin domain-containing protein, translating to MNDDSKWRDDGVMVIPGDRLDSNTPQTPGMSRAAAINHARTGASKIWAGTVTIHPNAKTGAHHHGELESVIYVVKGRARMRWGERLEFVAEAGPGDFIYVPPFVPHQEINARTDEPLECVLCRSGMDPVVVNLDIEPVEKPENVYWVDSIHPEPDPES from the coding sequence ATGAATGACGATTCGAAATGGCGTGATGACGGGGTGATGGTCATCCCCGGCGACCGCCTTGATTCGAACACGCCACAGACACCGGGCATGTCACGGGCGGCGGCGATAAACCACGCCCGGACCGGGGCGAGCAAGATCTGGGCGGGCACGGTGACGATCCACCCGAACGCGAAAACCGGCGCGCACCATCACGGCGAACTGGAAAGCGTGATCTACGTGGTGAAGGGAAGGGCAAGGATGCGCTGGGGCGAGCGCCTGGAATTCGTGGCGGAAGCGGGACCGGGCGACTTCATCTACGTGCCGCCCTTCGTGCCCCACCAGGAGATCAACGCCCGGACCGACGAACCCCTGGAATGCGTGCTGTGCAGAAGCGGCATGGACCCGGTCGTGGTCAACCTGGACATCGAACCGGTGGAGAAGCCGGAGAACGTGTACTGGGTCGATTCGATCCACCCGGAGCCTGACCCCGAAAGCTGA